In Labrus bergylta chromosome 11, fLabBer1.1, whole genome shotgun sequence, one genomic interval encodes:
- the actmap gene encoding actin maturation protease: MSLECPMSLSPPPPPPPPPPPPPAQGLPPPPPPPPGPGLPPPPPPPPPAPGLPPPPPPPPAPGPPPLASAPKKKLYQTIASSRSPVKGDHTEARLLLSQRESSFRKDLQWILVNTYVPSLIQDGPQCGLVALWMSAQRCQSQLSVDMETVVQTALSRGYTAQGEMFSADNMALLAEEVCGCKAELLSGGLSGKNAATIIAHLWGRQPVLIPYDEDYNHEPCQRSGHRAHWAVASGVLLGLDQGSVSKEHTQPDPTLPWLHLTTDRSSSCPVGAAVKELYILAKQGKSLRYQLWSWDSVAHSNEQLRTMDPQRANDGTQYVVPPGGVEAGLAGKAVLIHTMTQEQRLSCGEASQ; this comes from the exons ATGTCATTAGAGTGCCCAATGTCACtttcaccccctcctcctcctcctcctccacctccacctcctcctgctcaaggccttcctcctccacctccacctcctcctggtccaggccttcctcctccacctcctccacctcctcctgctccaggccttcctcctccacctccacctcctcctgctccaggccctcctcctctggcctCAGCACCTAAGAAGAAACTCTATCAGACCATAGCCAGTAGCAGGAGTCCTGTGAAAGGGGACCACACTGAGGCCCGCTTACTGCTCAGTCAGCGAGAGAGCAG TTTTAGGAAGGACCTGCAGTGGATACTTGTGAACACATATGTGCCCTCCCTCATCCAAGATGGTCCACA GTGTGGTCTGGTGGCTTTGTGGATGTCTGCTCAGCGTTGTCAGTCACAGCTGAGTGTTGACATGGAAACTGTTGTTCAGACGGCGCTGAGCAGGGGATACACGGCTCAGGGGGAAATGTTTTCAG CTGACAACATGGCCCTCCTGGCAGAGGAGGTGTGTGGCTGTAAGGCAGAACTGCTGTCAGGAGGATTAAGTGGTAAAAATGCTGCGACCATCATTGCACACCTGTGGGGCAGACAGCCTGTTCTCATCCC ATATGATGAGGACTACAACCATGAGCCGTGCCAGCGCAGTGGTCACAGGGCGCACTGGGCGGTCGCTTCAG GTGTTCTCCTGGGTTTAGACCAGGGGAGTGTGAGCAAAGAGCACACCCAACCTGATCCCACTCTGCCCTGGCTCCACCTCACCACTGACCGCAGCTCCTCTTGTCCTGTTGGAGCAGCGGTCAAAGAGCTCTACATCCTGGCTAAGCAGGGTAAAAGCCTGCGCTACCAGCTGTGGAGTTGGGACAGCGTCGCCCATAGCAACGAGCAGCTGAGGACGATGGACCCTCAGAGGGCTAACGATGGGACCCAGTACGTTGTTCCTCCTGGTGGAGTGGAAGCCGGGCTGGCTGGGAAGGCGGTGTTAATCCACACGATGACACAGGAGCAGCGGCTGTCATGTGGTGAAGCATCACAGTGA
- the snrpa gene encoding U1 small nuclear ribonucleoprotein A → MATTDVRLNHTIYINNLNEKIKKDELKKSLYAIFSQFGQILDILVARNIKMKGQAFVIFKEVNSASNALRSMQGFPFYDKPMRIQYAKIDSDIIAKMKGTYVERDRKKERKKLKGPESSGVKKGAAGAPMVAGVPAAIPGMPPMSQAPRMMHMPGQPPYMPPPGMMPPPGMAPGQMPPGAMPPGQMMPGQMPGQMPQQVAENPPNHILFLTNLPEETNELMLSMLFNQFPGFKEVRLVPGRHDIAFVEFENEVQAGAARDALQGFKITQANAMKISFAKK, encoded by the exons ATGGCCACCACGGACGTCCGGCTCAATCACACAATCTACATCAACAACTTGAacgagaaaataaaaaaagatg agttgAAGAAGTCTCTTTACGCCATCTTCTCACAATTCGGACAAATTTTGGACATTTTGGTCGCACGAAACATAAAGATGAAGGGTCAGGCCTTTGTTATTTTCAAAGAGGTAAACAGCGCCTCCAATGCTCTGAGATCCATGCAGGGCTTTCCTTTCTACGACAAACCGATG CGTATCCAGTATGCGAAGATAGACTCGGACATTATCGCTAAAATGAAGGGGACTTATGTGGAGCGTGACCgtaaaaaggagagaaagaagctcAAAGGACCAGAGTCATCTGGAGTTAAGAAGGGTGCAGCTGGTGCACCTATGGTTGCTGGGGTTCCTGCAGCCATACCT GGAATGCCGCCCATGAGCCAGGCTCCCCGTATGATGCACATGCCAGGACAGCCACCTTACATGCCCCCTCCTGGCATGATGCCTCCCCCAGGGATGGCCCCTGGTCAGATGCCCCCTGGTGCCATGCCTCCTGGCCAGATGATGCCAGGACAGATGCCTGGACAAATGCCCCAGCAG GTGGCAGAAAATCCTCCCAATCACATCCTCTTCCTCACAAACCTGCCAGAGGAGACGAACGAGCTCATGCTGTCCATGCTCTTCAACCA GTTCCCTGGGTTCAAGGAAGTGCGTCTGGTCCCAGGTCGTCACGATATCGCCTTTGTGGAGTTTGAGAATGAAGTGCAGGCGGGTGCCGCACGTGACGCACTGCAAGGCTTTAAGATCACTCAAGCAAACGCCATGAAGATCTCATTCGCTAAGAAATAA